Proteins co-encoded in one Desulfitobacterium hafniense DCB-2 genomic window:
- a CDS encoding (Fe-S)-binding protein codes for MKTRQLITLLEKSHYPFRNYPKVSCATLLFPGCSFPSQFPKTMDALAELCREHGVGVAYDCCGKPVAELKGERHTVRIGEKMTERLERLGVGEVVCLCPNCLEYLGETLAFPVISIYALLSRWGYTSQSPPPSGVVFRPCPDREAGRLLEEIGELVSLAGLRTMERVPCCGLRGDIAAHGPAAADKLCALVKEEGAGETIYTYCASCSGQFQRQGCGQVRHLLSSLLGVEEEPDAAHALFNRARRKFAK; via the coding sequence GTGAAGACGAGACAGCTCATCACTCTGTTGGAAAAAAGTCATTATCCTTTCCGCAATTACCCTAAAGTGTCCTGTGCGACCCTGCTCTTTCCAGGGTGCAGTTTCCCTTCCCAGTTCCCCAAGACCATGGACGCACTGGCGGAGTTGTGCCGGGAACATGGGGTGGGCGTAGCCTATGACTGCTGCGGCAAACCGGTGGCGGAGCTGAAGGGGGAGAGGCACACGGTGCGGATCGGGGAAAAGATGACTGAGCGGCTGGAGCGGCTGGGCGTGGGGGAGGTAGTCTGTCTGTGCCCCAACTGCCTGGAGTATCTCGGTGAAACACTGGCTTTCCCGGTGATCAGCATCTACGCCCTGCTTTCCCGCTGGGGTTACACCAGCCAGAGCCCACCCCCGTCCGGAGTAGTCTTTCGCCCCTGTCCGGATCGGGAGGCGGGGCGGCTTCTGGAAGAGATCGGTGAATTGGTATCTTTGGCGGGTCTGCGTACCATGGAGAGGGTTCCCTGCTGCGGATTGCGGGGGGACATCGCCGCCCATGGCCCGGCGGCGGCAGACAAGCTGTGTGCCCTGGTAAAGGAGGAAGGGGCAGGGGAGACCATTTATACCTACTGTGCTTCCTGCTCCGGGCAGTTCCAGCGTCAGGGCTGCGGCCAGGTGCGCCATCTTCTCTCCTCCCTGCTGGGAGTAGAGGAGGAGCCGGATGCCGCCCACGCCCTTTTCAACCGGGCGAGAAGAAAATTTGCAAAATAA
- a CDS encoding TVP38/TMEM64 family protein, with protein sequence MNNRKPWLFLGLAVLVLIGNLIFGWSDDLANQETLPLMRRALEDNFALALLLYGVLTVAGCVLLALPGVTFAIVAGVLFGPVWGTLACWLAVTLGACLSFLAGRYFLKDTLKPQLEKNSYLNRLLFAGAGQRDVFLLAITRLVPLFPYNLQNFAYGITDIRFLPYALYSALFMLPGTAAYTVGAAGVASPERRGPYLIVAGVLLAVVLTLSFILKKGVKE encoded by the coding sequence ATGAACAATAGAAAGCCTTGGCTCTTTTTGGGGTTAGCTGTACTGGTGTTAATCGGCAACCTTATCTTCGGTTGGTCGGATGATCTTGCCAACCAGGAGACTCTGCCCCTTATGCGCCGCGCTCTGGAGGATAACTTTGCCCTGGCCCTGCTGCTCTACGGGGTCCTTACCGTGGCCGGCTGTGTGCTGCTGGCTTTGCCGGGGGTGACCTTTGCTATTGTAGCCGGGGTGCTTTTCGGTCCTGTATGGGGAACCTTGGCCTGCTGGTTGGCCGTGACCCTGGGCGCCTGCCTGTCTTTTCTGGCCGGGCGCTACTTTCTCAAGGATACGCTGAAGCCCCAATTAGAGAAGAACAGCTATCTCAACCGCCTGCTCTTTGCGGGAGCGGGACAGAGAGATGTATTTTTGTTGGCGATCACCCGGCTGGTACCGCTTTTCCCCTATAATCTGCAAAATTTTGCTTACGGCATCACTGACATCAGATTCCTGCCCTATGCCTTGTACTCGGCCCTTTTTATGCTACCGGGCACTGCGGCCTATACCGTAGGGGCGGCAGGAGTGGCCAGCCCGGAGAGACGGGGTCCTTATCTCATAGTTGCAGGGGTCTTGCTGGCCGTTGTGTTGACATTATCCTTCATATTGAAGAAGGGGGTGAAGGAGTGA
- a CDS encoding TVP38/TMEM64 family protein, whose product MSMNEQRWSKKYRKWTVWAVTILAVIICLIVPPLRSGLGSVFTLLSSMDVSQVVEYIRSFGPWAVVVSFCLMLLQSVAAPLPAFLITFANAMIFGWWQGAILSWSSAMAGAAICFWLARLLGRDTVEKLASKTALSSVDVFFRQYGKHTILICRLLPFVSFDLVSYAAGLTGMSFGGFFLATGIGQLPATLVYSYVGGMLTGGARLFVTALLILFALTVLIYLFRKIYQERKREATDEQ is encoded by the coding sequence ATGTCAATGAACGAACAAAGATGGTCGAAAAAATATCGGAAGTGGACTGTTTGGGCAGTCACTATTCTGGCGGTGATCATTTGCCTGATTGTACCTCCCCTTAGGAGCGGACTTGGGTCAGTCTTCACCCTGCTCTCCTCAATGGACGTCAGCCAGGTAGTGGAGTACATCCGCTCCTTCGGTCCCTGGGCCGTCGTTGTTTCCTTCTGCCTGATGCTCCTCCAGTCTGTGGCTGCCCCTCTTCCGGCCTTTCTGATTACCTTCGCCAACGCTATGATCTTCGGCTGGTGGCAGGGGGCCATCCTCTCCTGGTCCAGCGCCATGGCCGGAGCGGCCATCTGCTTTTGGCTTGCCCGCCTTCTGGGGCGGGACACCGTAGAGAAGCTGGCCTCTAAGACGGCACTGAGCAGCGTGGATGTATTTTTCAGGCAGTACGGAAAGCATACTATTCTTATCTGCCGCTTGCTCCCTTTCGTCTCTTTCGATTTGGTGAGCTATGCTGCGGGGCTGACAGGCATGAGCTTTGGGGGCTTTTTCCTGGCTACGGGCATCGGGCAGCTCCCGGCCACCCTTGTGTACTCCTATGTGGGGGGTATGCTCACCGGAGGGGCCAGGCTCTTCGTCACCGCCCTGCTGATCCTCTTCGCCCTTACAGTTTTGATTTACCTATTCAGGAAGATTTATCAGGAGCGGAAAAGGGAAGCCACGGATGAACAATAG
- a CDS encoding rhodanese-like domain-containing protein, protein MRKLLSLTMCLLLSVSVLAGCTQATPASGGSAAPAADRAEADISWQYKTADETKAMLDAQESVIILDSRPDDMYTKGHIPGAYHVPSYPMDTPELEQVLKDAVPNLQGDDPIVIVCKSGNKGAKRAISFLQDQGVAPERLFILEGGGDGWKIPEYTTTANDSTIPN, encoded by the coding sequence ATGAGAAAATTACTGTCCCTGACAATGTGCCTGCTTTTATCAGTATCCGTGCTGGCAGGCTGTACTCAGGCAACACCTGCCAGCGGAGGTTCCGCAGCGCCGGCTGCCGATCGTGCAGAGGCCGACATCAGCTGGCAGTACAAGACCGCGGACGAGACCAAGGCTATGCTGGATGCTCAGGAGAGCGTCATCATTCTTGATAGCCGCCCGGATGACATGTATACTAAAGGTCATATTCCCGGTGCCTACCACGTGCCCAGCTATCCTATGGATACTCCGGAGCTTGAACAGGTATTGAAAGATGCGGTGCCCAATCTCCAGGGTGATGACCCCATCGTGATCGTATGCAAGAGCGGCAACAAAGGGGCAAAACGGGCCATATCTTTCCTGCAGGATCAGGGGGTTGCCCCCGAGCGCCTGTTCATCCTGGAAGGTGGCGGTGATGGTTGGAAAATTCCCGAATACACTACCACTGCCAACGACTCTACCATTCCTAATTAG
- a CDS encoding gamma-glutamyltransferase family protein translates to MLYDPLYHPYPSKRSLSFASRGMVATSQGLAAQAGLDILKKGGNAIDAAIATAACLTVVEPTSNGMGGDAFALVWTKGRLHGLNASGTAPASLSGHDLIKAGHQEMPQYGWIPVTVPGAPAAWAALSERFGRLPLTEVLKPAIDYAEQGYPVSPVLGQNWQIAYTKYAQELKGEEYESWFKTFAPQGRAPFIGEIWRSPDHARSLAQIAASKAQAFYKGDLADRIDAFSQKYGGYLRKRDLEDYQPLWVDPIHLHYRGYDVWEIPPNGHGLVALMALNILKGFQFSAKDSIETYHKQIEAIKLAYVDGRKYIADPRSMEVKISDLLSEGYALERRKLIGQTALLPEPGTPPKGGTVYLAAADDEGNMVSMIQSNYMDFGSGLVVPGTGISLHNRGNNFSLDPHHANFLEPKKRPYHTIIPGFLTKDGNTVGPFGVMGGFMQPQGHVQVLMNAIDFHLNPQAALDAPRFLWVQDRHVQVERSLPSHIGDGLSRMGHEIEWSANTGLFGRGQIIWRNDKDVLVGATEPRTDGVVAAW, encoded by the coding sequence ATGCTTTACGATCCCTTATATCATCCTTATCCTTCCAAGCGTTCCCTGAGCTTTGCCAGCCGGGGCATGGTGGCGACTTCCCAAGGCCTGGCCGCTCAAGCAGGTTTGGACATCCTCAAAAAAGGCGGAAATGCCATTGATGCGGCTATTGCTACTGCCGCTTGTTTAACTGTGGTTGAACCCACATCCAACGGCATGGGCGGCGATGCTTTTGCTCTCGTCTGGACTAAAGGCCGGCTTCATGGCCTGAATGCCAGCGGAACAGCCCCTGCTTCCCTTTCCGGCCATGACCTCATCAAAGCCGGACACCAAGAAATGCCCCAATACGGCTGGATTCCCGTGACGGTGCCGGGTGCGCCTGCAGCCTGGGCAGCCTTATCGGAACGCTTCGGCCGGCTGCCCCTGACTGAAGTCCTTAAACCCGCCATCGATTATGCTGAACAGGGCTATCCCGTCTCTCCCGTGCTGGGCCAGAACTGGCAGATAGCCTACACGAAATACGCCCAGGAGCTCAAGGGGGAGGAATATGAATCCTGGTTTAAGACCTTTGCTCCCCAAGGGCGCGCTCCTTTCATCGGCGAAATCTGGCGTTCCCCTGATCATGCCCGCTCTTTAGCCCAAATCGCGGCAAGCAAGGCCCAAGCTTTTTATAAAGGAGACTTAGCCGATCGGATCGATGCCTTCTCTCAAAAATACGGCGGCTATCTGCGCAAAAGGGATCTGGAAGACTATCAGCCCCTCTGGGTGGACCCCATCCATCTCCATTACCGGGGCTATGATGTCTGGGAAATCCCCCCTAACGGCCACGGCTTAGTCGCCCTGATGGCTCTTAACATCCTTAAGGGCTTCCAATTCTCGGCAAAGGACTCCATCGAAACCTATCATAAGCAGATCGAGGCCATTAAGCTGGCTTATGTGGACGGACGCAAATATATTGCCGATCCCCGGAGCATGGAAGTCAAGATCAGCGATCTGCTCTCCGAAGGATATGCTCTGGAACGCCGCAAACTTATTGGCCAAACCGCCCTCCTCCCCGAACCGGGCACTCCACCCAAAGGGGGAACTGTCTACCTCGCTGCTGCCGATGATGAAGGAAACATGGTGTCCATGATTCAGAGCAATTATATGGATTTCGGCTCAGGCTTGGTGGTTCCCGGCACGGGTATCAGCCTCCATAACCGGGGCAATAATTTTTCCCTTGATCCCCACCACGCTAACTTTTTAGAACCTAAAAAGCGCCCCTACCATACCATTATTCCCGGCTTCCTTACTAAAGACGGCAACACGGTAGGTCCTTTTGGGGTCATGGGCGGATTCATGCAGCCCCAGGGGCATGTTCAGGTGCTGATGAATGCCATCGACTTTCATCTCAATCCCCAAGCTGCCTTGGACGCTCCCCGTTTTCTCTGGGTCCAGGACCGCCATGTTCAGGTAGAGCGTTCCCTGCCTTCCCATATCGGGGACGGCCTCAGCCGTATGGGGCATGAGATCGAGTGGAGTGCGAATACCGGACTCTTTGGACGAGGGCAAATCATCTGGCGCAATGACAAGGATGTCCTGGTCGGTGCCACCGAACCGCGAACTGATGGCGTCGTTGCCGCTTGGTAA
- a CDS encoding sensor histidine kinase produces MKSMLRILGRYVGSAAGIALILLILNAALFLLWVTGAKQENGNSYRVSVIADGLAKEGEEYTLADSARQAMSVRYEWAMLLSDSGEILWSLNLPRELSRTYTIPEVASFTKWYLQDYPVYVWRHQDGLLVVGCPKGSVWKTGMEMPQSIMDKTILWIPIVLAANGLAAVLLALLLGLRLFRSMHTLVKGIEQMAAKQPVQLGTNGVLGELAAALNQTSRELQRQEIALQKREQARTSWIAGISHDIRTPLSMVMGYASQLEDNQELPRPAREQAGIVRQQSQRIKTLVNDLNLASKLEYDMQPLHQEEVLLAPLLRQIAADFLNGGLARPYSLELDVGESARQAKVLGDQELLRRAVYNLIQNSIRHNPQGCAIRITLERVNSCWVMAVADNGKGFDQELLDRLKEENSLTGMPSHGLGLTLVRQIARVHEGTTEFENLPEGGCRVVINLPPSS; encoded by the coding sequence ATGAAAAGCATGCTGAGGATTTTGGGACGTTATGTGGGCAGCGCCGCCGGCATTGCACTGATTCTGCTGATCCTGAATGCCGCTTTGTTTTTGCTGTGGGTGACCGGAGCTAAACAAGAAAACGGAAACTCTTACCGGGTTTCCGTCATTGCCGACGGCCTGGCCAAGGAGGGGGAAGAGTATACCCTTGCCGACAGTGCACGGCAGGCCATGAGTGTCCGTTATGAATGGGCCATGCTCCTGAGTGATTCAGGAGAAATCCTGTGGAGTCTGAATTTGCCCCGGGAGCTTTCCCGAACCTATACTATCCCGGAAGTGGCCAGCTTTACCAAATGGTATTTGCAGGATTATCCCGTCTATGTCTGGCGTCATCAGGACGGGCTTCTGGTGGTGGGCTGTCCCAAAGGAAGCGTCTGGAAAACGGGCATGGAGATGCCCCAAAGCATTATGGATAAAACCATCCTTTGGATACCTATCGTGCTGGCGGCCAATGGGCTGGCTGCCGTGCTGCTGGCCCTGCTGCTTGGCCTGCGCCTGTTCCGCTCCATGCACACCCTGGTGAAGGGGATTGAACAAATGGCGGCAAAGCAGCCGGTGCAGCTGGGGACCAACGGAGTTTTAGGGGAGCTGGCCGCCGCTCTGAATCAAACCTCCCGGGAGCTGCAAAGGCAGGAGATCGCCCTGCAAAAAAGGGAGCAGGCACGAACCTCATGGATCGCCGGCATATCCCACGACATCCGCACTCCTCTTTCCATGGTCATGGGCTATGCCAGCCAGCTGGAGGACAATCAGGAGCTTCCCCGGCCGGCCAGGGAGCAGGCGGGAATCGTGCGCCAGCAAAGCCAACGGATCAAGACCCTGGTCAACGATCTGAATCTGGCCTCCAAGCTGGAATACGATATGCAGCCCTTGCACCAGGAGGAGGTTCTCCTGGCGCCCTTGCTGCGTCAGATTGCCGCTGATTTTTTAAACGGAGGGCTTGCCCGGCCCTACTCACTTGAATTAGATGTGGGCGAATCAGCCCGGCAGGCTAAGGTCCTGGGGGATCAGGAGCTGCTCAGGCGTGCCGTTTATAATCTGATCCAAAACAGCATCCGCCATAATCCTCAGGGCTGTGCTATCCGCATAACCCTTGAGCGGGTAAATTCCTGCTGGGTTATGGCAGTGGCAGATAACGGCAAGGGCTTTGACCAAGAGCTTCTGGACCGGCTCAAGGAGGAGAACTCTTTGACCGGGATGCCGAGCCATGGCCTGGGCCTGACCCTGGTCCGGCAGATCGCAAGGGTTCATGAGGGGACCACGGAGTTTGAAAATCTGCCGGAAGGAGGATGCCGGGTAGTGATCAATCTGCCGCCGTCCTCCTAG
- a CDS encoding response regulator transcription factor produces the protein MNTIFDCKLLLVDDEPDLRGMLVEILHKEGFQRVRTAASCQQAKELFQTEQPQVVILDVSLPDGDGFSLMSEFRSISAVPVLFLSARDEDENRLLGLGLGADDYITKPFLPRELLLRLKAVLTRTYFPPTLRQSKKPLFRLGEAVVDLNSALVTRPQGQVTLTAKEYILLAKLYENRGSIVTGDSLCRAVWGDDLYGYENTLMVHIRRLREKIEPEPSSPRYLLTVRGLGYKLTGVVEK, from the coding sequence ATGAACACAATTTTTGACTGCAAACTTTTGTTAGTGGATGATGAGCCGGATCTGCGCGGGATGCTGGTGGAGATTCTCCACAAAGAAGGCTTTCAGCGCGTCCGGACAGCAGCCAGCTGCCAACAAGCAAAAGAGCTGTTCCAAACAGAACAGCCCCAGGTTGTGATTTTGGATGTCTCCTTGCCCGACGGAGACGGCTTTTCATTAATGTCCGAGTTCAGAAGTATTTCCGCAGTGCCGGTGCTGTTTCTGTCGGCACGGGATGAGGACGAGAACCGTTTGCTTGGCTTGGGACTTGGTGCCGACGATTATATTACCAAGCCTTTTCTGCCCCGGGAACTGCTGCTTCGGCTCAAGGCCGTGCTGACTCGAACCTATTTTCCCCCCACCCTGCGGCAGAGCAAGAAACCCCTCTTCCGTCTGGGGGAAGCGGTGGTGGATCTGAACAGCGCCTTGGTAACCCGTCCCCAGGGTCAGGTGACCCTGACCGCCAAAGAATATATCTTATTGGCAAAACTGTATGAAAACAGGGGCAGCATCGTCACCGGAGACAGTCTGTGCCGGGCGGTCTGGGGGGATGATCTGTACGGATATGAGAATACGCTGATGGTGCACATCCGCCGCCTGCGGGAAAAGATAGAACCGGAACCCTCTTCTCCCCGCTATCTCCTCACGGTGCGGGGGTTAGGATACAAGCTGACCGGGGTGGTGGAAAAATGA
- a CDS encoding ABC transporter ATP-binding protein: MADIIKTQGLCKHYGKTPGVSDLDLSVAEGAVYGFLGPNGAGKSTTLKMILGLVKPTAGSITVFGKTMNHRSRMSILKDVGSLIESPSYYGHLSGYENLRIIATLKGTPEKDIGRVLEIVRLENQKNKKTNQYSLGMKQRLGLACALLGNPRLLILDEPTNGLDPAGIQEMRELIRSLPKEYGITVLVSSHLLSEIEQMATNLGIISKGRLVFQSSLGALHQKSSPSIAIRTLDNHRAAAVLREQGIAVQCQQDYLLLPAFADGELSRLTLNLFEQKVGVVRIEQREKSLEDIFLELTGSAVSL, encoded by the coding sequence ATGGCTGATATTATCAAAACACAGGGTCTGTGTAAGCACTATGGCAAGACGCCGGGAGTCAGTGATTTGGATCTGTCGGTTGCCGAGGGAGCCGTCTACGGTTTTCTTGGTCCCAATGGCGCCGGCAAATCGACAACACTCAAAATGATTCTGGGGCTGGTTAAGCCCACTGCCGGCAGCATTACGGTATTCGGCAAAACCATGAATCACCGCAGCCGCATGTCCATTCTCAAGGATGTGGGCTCTTTAATCGAGTCCCCCAGCTATTATGGCCATTTAAGCGGCTACGAAAATCTCCGGATTATTGCCACCCTTAAAGGTACTCCGGAAAAAGACATCGGCCGAGTTCTGGAGATTGTCCGGCTGGAAAACCAAAAAAACAAAAAGACAAATCAATATTCTTTGGGCATGAAGCAGCGTTTGGGGCTGGCCTGCGCCCTTTTGGGCAATCCCCGGCTTTTAATTCTGGATGAACCTACCAATGGGCTTGATCCCGCCGGGATTCAGGAAATGCGGGAGCTGATCCGTTCCCTGCCCAAGGAGTACGGGATCACGGTTCTGGTCTCCAGCCATTTGCTCAGTGAGATTGAGCAAATGGCGACCAATCTGGGCATCATCAGCAAGGGCCGGCTTGTTTTTCAAAGCAGCCTAGGGGCCCTGCACCAAAAAAGCAGCCCCAGCATAGCCATCCGCACTTTGGATAACCACCGGGCCGCCGCTGTTCTGAGAGAACAAGGTATTGCTGTTCAGTGCCAGCAGGATTACCTGCTCCTCCCAGCCTTTGCGGATGGGGAATTGTCCCGTTTAACTCTGAACCTGTTTGAACAGAAGGTAGGGGTCGTGCGGATTGAGCAGCGCGAAAAAAGCCTGGAAGATATCTTCCTAGAACTGACGGGATCGGCGGTGAGTTTATGA
- a CDS encoding ABC transporter permease, translated as MRKALSVEFRKTRHRKIWLIVAALLGFQLLWFFWGLKHMDAGKLQQGWLLCLYQFPVLNAIILPVVTAVVASRLSDVEHKGQTFRLLNTVMPAGKLFDAKFLCGAFYILAIVILQVMAMLLAGYAKGFTESPPLPQLGYYLLFTSWVTLTLLLIQHIVSLLSTNQMIPLSLGLLGGFAGLFIMYLPPQFARLIPWGYYGVLMQVGMNWDRETRVTDFYWTDIDWPGFLIITAAFLLFYSGGRALFRRKEV; from the coding sequence ATGAGAAAAGCCCTGTCCGTCGAATTCAGAAAAACCCGGCACCGCAAGATTTGGCTGATTGTGGCCGCCTTGCTGGGCTTTCAGCTGCTCTGGTTCTTCTGGGGGTTAAAGCATATGGATGCCGGGAAGCTGCAGCAGGGCTGGCTGCTCTGTCTGTACCAGTTTCCTGTGCTCAATGCCATTATCCTGCCGGTGGTCACAGCCGTTGTGGCCTCCCGGCTCAGCGATGTGGAGCATAAAGGGCAGACCTTCAGGCTTTTAAATACGGTCATGCCGGCGGGGAAATTGTTTGATGCCAAATTTCTCTGCGGCGCCTTCTATATTCTTGCTATCGTTATTTTACAGGTCATGGCTATGCTTTTAGCCGGCTATGCCAAAGGTTTTACGGAATCTCCTCCCCTTCCCCAGCTGGGATACTACCTTCTGTTTACCTCCTGGGTTACCCTCACCCTTTTGCTGATCCAGCACATTGTCTCCCTGTTGTCCACCAATCAGATGATCCCTCTTTCCCTGGGATTGCTGGGAGGCTTCGCCGGGCTTTTCATCATGTATCTCCCCCCGCAATTTGCCAGGCTGATTCCCTGGGGCTATTACGGGGTGTTGATGCAGGTGGGGATGAATTGGGACCGGGAAACACGAGTCACTGATTTTTATTGGACGGATATCGACTGGCCGGGATTCCTGATCATCACAGCCGCCTTCCTGCTGTTCTATAGCGGCGGGCGTGCCCTCTTCAGGAGAAAGGAGGTCTGA
- a CDS encoding ABC transporter permease yields MFGRALRAEGMKLRHSPVWLAFILLPILPALIGTFNYLLNIGILQDGWYSLWTQHTLFSCYFFLPAIIGVYCSYLYRLEHLNHNWNSVMTMPIPVSCFFLAKLCIASAMVIFTQVWTGALYLLSGKLAGLSSPVPGQFPEWLLTGAAAAIAICAVQLCLSLMIRSFAVPVGLALMGGIAGLGMLAKGYGVFFPYSLLSLGMRANQPGGPMQCDLGHFLLSCALYVLACVLWAVLWMKRRDVHTG; encoded by the coding sequence ATGTTTGGCCGCGCTCTCAGAGCCGAAGGAATGAAGCTGCGCCACAGTCCCGTCTGGCTGGCCTTTATCCTGCTGCCTATTCTGCCCGCTTTGATCGGAACCTTTAACTATTTGCTGAATATCGGTATTTTGCAGGATGGATGGTACAGCCTCTGGACCCAGCACACCTTGTTTTCCTGCTATTTCTTTCTTCCCGCCATTATTGGTGTCTACTGCTCCTATCTCTACCGGCTGGAGCATCTGAACCACAACTGGAATTCGGTTATGACCATGCCCATACCGGTGAGCTGTTTCTTTCTCGCCAAGCTGTGCATCGCCTCGGCTATGGTCATCTTCACCCAGGTATGGACAGGGGCATTGTACCTTTTGTCCGGAAAGCTGGCGGGGCTGTCTTCCCCGGTTCCCGGACAATTTCCGGAATGGCTGCTGACCGGCGCTGCGGCAGCTATCGCCATCTGCGCCGTACAGCTCTGTTTATCCCTGATGATCCGCAGCTTTGCCGTGCCGGTGGGGCTGGCTCTGATGGGAGGTATTGCCGGGCTGGGCATGCTTGCCAAAGGGTATGGGGTCTTCTTCCCTTATTCCCTTTTAAGCCTGGGCATGCGCGCCAATCAGCCTGGGGGACCTATGCAGTGCGATCTGGGGCACTTTCTCCTGAGCTGTGCCCTCTATGTCCTTGCTTGCGTACTGTGGGCCGTGCTCTGGATGAAGCGGCGTGATGTTCACACCGGCTGA
- a CDS encoding type II toxin-antitoxin system RelE family toxin, with translation MEIVYSRVAFKAINSLDKSTKLRVKAGIEGLLEVPPKGDIKQMQGLNPPTFRLRIGRYRILYEYISLNNKEVLMIKDIGSRGDIYK, from the coding sequence GTGGAAATTGTATATTCCAGAGTCGCCTTCAAAGCAATCAATAGTCTTGATAAATCTACAAAACTGAGAGTTAAAGCTGGAATAGAAGGACTACTTGAAGTACCACCAAAGGGTGATATTAAGCAAATGCAGGGATTAAATCCCCCTACATTTCGTTTGCGAATAGGAAGATACCGGATATTATATGAATATATTAGTCTTAATAATAAAGAAGTCCTGATGATCAAAGATATTGGCTCACGAGGGGACATATATAAATAA
- a CDS encoding type II toxin-antitoxin system Phd/YefM family antitoxin, whose product MIIKPTSSLRTELGEITKICKEKAEPVYLTKNGEGELVIMSIAAYEHREAMLDLRTKLLEAEKQRLNGAPSYTSDEVREYIRSLHNDQV is encoded by the coding sequence ATGATAATAAAACCCACATCTTCACTGAGAACGGAACTCGGGGAAATTACTAAAATATGCAAGGAGAAGGCCGAACCTGTTTATCTGACCAAAAATGGGGAGGGTGAGTTGGTTATTATGAGCATAGCTGCTTACGAGCACAGGGAAGCTATGTTAGATCTGAGGACTAAGCTATTAGAAGCTGAAAAACAGCGTCTTAATGGCGCACCGAGCTATACCTCAGATGAAGTGAGGGAATATATAAGGAGTCTTCACAATGATCAAGTATAA
- a CDS encoding type II toxin-antitoxin system RelE/ParE family toxin encodes MIKYKVTLLQVARDDIGEIFIYIGADNPESALGISEKIIEKIDLLAEFPYAGKIVPDSALAKQEYRMLIVSNYIVFYKVIDNEVIVYRVLHGMRDCPGLFNE; translated from the coding sequence ATGATCAAGTATAAAGTCACTCTATTGCAAGTGGCCCGTGATGACATTGGCGAGATATTCATATATATTGGGGCAGACAATCCAGAATCAGCCCTGGGAATATCGGAGAAGATTATTGAGAAAATCGACTTATTGGCAGAATTTCCGTATGCGGGGAAAATCGTACCTGACAGTGCATTAGCTAAGCAGGAATACAGGATGCTCATTGTCAGCAACTATATAGTTTTTTACAAAGTCATTGATAATGAGGTTATCGTATACAGAGTTCTTCATGGAATGCGCGATTGTCCCGGCTTATTCAATGAATAG
- a CDS encoding vitamin B12 dependent-methionine synthase activation domain-containing protein: MAEAGTLAVLVPEITIEELFTAQGADLSRRSPRQDMVDLNIKLLAEARELAKVSIIWQEVKVLGSQQQELYLEGGLTLRGSLLPKVLGPAESAVLFAMTIGEGIDERVKEYTHQGKTLEAFILDAAGSAILAKAAYHAISELAGLYKEKQLDTTFSLGPGHSYWKGLEDVRTIIDYLKGEQIGISLTDSNLMLPKKSIAMVMGVGSNLPDFKGKTHCDFCHLKGSCTMRELGVNNC; this comes from the coding sequence ATGGCAGAAGCAGGAACCTTGGCGGTTTTGGTGCCGGAGATAACCATAGAAGAGCTGTTTACGGCTCAGGGAGCGGATCTGAGCCGCCGCTCACCGAGACAGGACATGGTGGATTTAAACATCAAGCTATTGGCGGAAGCCAGGGAATTGGCAAAGGTCAGCATCATTTGGCAGGAAGTCAAAGTGCTGGGTTCGCAGCAGCAGGAGCTCTATCTTGAGGGTGGGCTTACCTTAAGGGGCAGCTTATTGCCCAAGGTGTTAGGCCCGGCAGAGAGTGCGGTTTTGTTTGCGATGACCATCGGGGAAGGGATCGATGAACGAGTCAAGGAATACACCCATCAAGGCAAAACCCTGGAAGCCTTCATCCTTGATGCGGCCGGATCGGCGATTTTGGCCAAAGCGGCCTATCATGCTATCTCCGAACTCGCAGGACTCTATAAAGAAAAGCAGCTGGATACCACGTTTTCTTTAGGTCCCGGGCATTCTTACTGGAAAGGGCTCGAAGATGTAAGAACGATCATTGACTACCTGAAAGGGGAGCAGATCGGCATCAGCCTGACCGACTCCAACCTTATGCTGCCCAAAAAATCCATTGCCATGGTCATGGGAGTGGGCAGCAACTTACCGGACTTCAAAGGTAAAACCCATTGTGACTTTTGCCATCTTAAGGGCAGCTGCACGATGCGGGAGCTTGGCGTCAATAATTGCTGA